One window of the Lemur catta isolate mLemCat1 chromosome 6, mLemCat1.pri, whole genome shotgun sequence genome contains the following:
- the ART4 gene encoding ecto-ADP-ribosyltransferase 4, with protein sequence MKLQEQRSILNTSKCCPLIDRYKRILLPTTAAPVMRIWLLGGPLPLLLLLSALQRPSESSEVAIKINFDLAPGSFDDQYQGCSKQVMEKLNQEDYFTKEAHKNYFGVWQKAYLTWMNQQHAFPTNLTAPHAVALLVYTLNGNVRSNFSKAMASDAKTPQQYEHSFHFKYLHYYLTTAIQLLRKEITMENDTLCYEVHHEMKDVHFEAYIGATIRFGQFFSTSLLKEEGQKFGNQTLFTIFTCLGAPVQDFSLQKEVLIPPYELFKVVNMSYHPRGNWLQLRSTGNLSTYNCQLLKASNKKCTPAAMAIAALSLLTSIIVSFISGV encoded by the exons ATGAAGCTGCAAGAGCAAAGAAGTATTCTTAATACAAGCAAATGCTGTCCACTGATCGACAGATACAAGAGGATTCTCCTGCCAACGACTGCAGCTCCTGTGATGAGAATCTGGCTCCTTGGAGGGCCGCTGCCGCTCCTGCTgctcctctctgccctgcagaGACCCTCGGAGAGCTCTGAG GTTGCAATTAAAATCAACTTTGACTTGGCACCAGGTTCCTTTGATGATCAGTACCAAGGTTGTAGCAAACAGGTCATGGAGAAACTAAATCAAGAAGATTATTTCACAAAAGAAGCCCATAAGAACTACTTCGGGGTGTGGCAGAAAGCTTACTTAACCTGGATGAACCAACAACATGCTTTCCCCACGAACTTGACTGCTCCACATGCTGTGGCTCTCTTGGTTTATACATTGAACGGCAATGTTCGCTCTAACTTTTCTAAAGCCATGGCCAGTGACGCCAAGACTCCACAGCAGTATGAACATTCAttccatttcaaatatttacacTACTATCTGACCACAGCAATCCAGCTGCTGAGGAAGGAGATCACCATGGAGAATGACACTCTGTGTTATGAAGTCCACCATGAGATGAAAGATGTCCATTTCGAAGCCTACATAGGTGCCACCATTCGATTTGGCCAATTCTTCTCCACCTCCCTCCTAAAAGAAGAGGGACAGAAGTTTGGGAACCAGACACTATTTACCATATTTACCTGCCTGGGTGCACCTGTACAAGACTTCTCCCTCCAGAAGGAAGTCCTGATCCCTCCCTATGAGTTGTTTAAAGTTGTAAATATGAGCTACCACCCAAGAGGAAATTGGTTGCAATTGCGGTCAACTGGGAACCTGAGCACATATAACTGTCAGCTGCTAAAAG